The following coding sequences lie in one Pontibacter sp. G13 genomic window:
- a CDS encoding TonB-dependent receptor, with amino-acid sequence MRRLTYIGTLLTLMAPLAIMAQNNPLGDRDTIMLTNDRILEVIESEKPFIKPPYQEIKKGKIEEFNFQSQDFPVETDFEPAPPKVTPWKPAKKLPYNDNFVKLGIGRYITPLAQLYINNGISKDLDYGVYFSHLSAYQDQVELRKFNNNQLTVQGSKIDKAYRATAAVDFYNSSYFNYAGDDTSRFEGSRETIEDSLKMRYTRFGINGSIASNSDQDEQYFYDAGVGIQFYGDRRKNRETYFELTPKGGLNVAEGFTLNLDTKLAFTAGRIDTTRQNQNLVELMPTVRFQNDQLRVMGGVKFNYANNSIDSTGVTNLAPVIDVRYSLTPGGFTVFAGYEGGVALNTYADMIGQNPYLGTQAYLQPSVEKLNVYAGIEGNVGGSLDFLAKAYHRRVSNQLIFQTYDSLYFQPVYDSLTKISGVYGELNYDMGEGIRAGAALNLNVFSTANQDSLTARYYGAAPVRVDLFAEYNWEDKLHAKLTTFLYGATPVAQDAAGEIVSRSSFMDVSIEADYQITKQISVFVQANNLLNAEFERWQYYPERRLDFMAGLTFGF; translated from the coding sequence ATGCGTCGCTTAACATATATCGGAACCCTGCTGACCCTGATGGCCCCGCTTGCGATCATGGCACAGAACAACCCTTTGGGTGACCGAGATACGATCATGTTGACCAATGACCGAATCTTGGAGGTCATTGAGAGTGAGAAGCCCTTCATCAAACCTCCTTATCAGGAAATCAAGAAAGGGAAGATCGAAGAGTTCAATTTCCAGTCGCAGGATTTTCCGGTGGAAACGGATTTTGAGCCTGCTCCTCCTAAGGTGACCCCTTGGAAACCCGCCAAGAAACTTCCCTACAATGACAATTTTGTCAAGCTGGGAATTGGTCGGTACATCACCCCATTGGCACAGTTGTACATCAATAATGGGATCTCCAAGGATCTGGATTACGGAGTGTATTTCTCCCACTTGTCGGCCTATCAGGATCAGGTGGAGCTTCGGAAATTCAACAACAATCAGTTGACCGTACAGGGTTCCAAGATCGACAAAGCCTATCGTGCAACAGCGGCGGTGGATTTCTATAATTCTTCCTATTTCAACTATGCCGGAGATGACACGAGCAGATTTGAGGGAAGTCGCGAGACCATCGAGGATAGCTTGAAAATGCGATATACCCGCTTCGGAATCAATGGCTCTATCGCTTCGAATTCCGATCAAGATGAGCAGTATTTCTACGATGCAGGCGTCGGTATCCAATTTTATGGAGATCGCCGTAAAAATCGTGAAACCTACTTCGAATTGACTCCAAAGGGAGGATTGAATGTAGCGGAAGGCTTCACCTTGAACTTGGACACGAAATTGGCATTCACAGCAGGCCGCATCGACACCACACGCCAGAACCAGAATTTGGTGGAATTGATGCCGACGGTTCGTTTCCAGAATGATCAACTCCGGGTGATGGGCGGTGTGAAATTCAACTATGCGAATAACTCCATCGACTCCACGGGTGTAACCAATTTGGCACCGGTAATCGATGTGCGTTATAGCCTGACTCCGGGTGGATTTACGGTATTTGCCGGATACGAAGGAGGGGTTGCATTGAATACCTATGCCGATATGATCGGCCAAAATCCGTACTTGGGTACCCAGGCTTATCTGCAACCTTCAGTGGAGAAGTTGAATGTCTATGCGGGGATTGAAGGAAATGTCGGAGGATCTCTGGACTTCTTGGCCAAGGCCTATCATCGCCGAGTCTCCAACCAATTGATTTTCCAGACTTATGATAGCTTGTACTTTCAACCCGTTTATGATTCTCTTACGAAAATCTCTGGGGTGTATGGGGAATTGAATTACGACATGGGAGAAGGTATTCGTGCAGGTGCAGCCTTGAACCTGAACGTATTCAGCACTGCCAATCAAGATTCCCTTACGGCTCGCTACTATGGAGCCGCTCCGGTTCGTGTGGATCTTTTTGCGGAATACAACTGGGAGGATAAGCTTCACGCCAAGCTGACGACCTTCTTGTACGGCGCTACTCCAGTGGCTCAGGATGCAGCTGGTGAGATCGTTTCTCGAAGCTCCTTCATGGATGTGAGCATCGAGGCTGACTATCAAATCACCAAGCAGATTTCCGTGTTCGTGCAAGCCAATAACCTCCTGAATGCAGAATTTGAGCGCTGGCAGTACTATCCCGAGCGACGACTGGATTTTATGGCGGGTCTAACTTTTGGCTTTTAG
- a CDS encoding SPOR domain-containing protein, protein MTITEYLESALLDLEAFSLPSIGTFRKVYRPASVDEEGDRVMPPSVKVEIDPMPDPSVLMSRYLVRKMDLDIQKAREVQDQIVDVLQKSLEQRGYYLVSGVGSIERMQGGRLIFLPSTKNHQAISEEFFGLRPISLSPQTQDAEAWELDQHPPIPMSQPQPSAVQPTRSGTQWRTLAVLALLLALGYAIQVYMPKSYQRLSLQTGLRMPEIQTDYHLNQFAEAKKKRQAEMEAQSVARGIAESGSIPSNSETGNGSARPATVNTIPPPPKKKVKARPKVTSSAPPADQIAMNDQVEQLPTDGPILPPDLGTPRGGENPANGTANARLKQGPRQYHLIVGSFKNQALARELIRELKKDGYDPIILYPPKGSGLMYRVSIYRNASKPNVEQYAERQKSMGKQTGWIFEEIRTK, encoded by the coding sequence ATGACCATTACTGAATATCTCGAATCCGCACTGCTGGATTTGGAGGCCTTCTCACTCCCTTCCATTGGAACCTTTCGCAAGGTGTACCGCCCTGCCTCAGTCGATGAGGAGGGGGACCGTGTGATGCCGCCTTCTGTAAAGGTGGAAATAGACCCAATGCCCGATCCCAGCGTATTGATGAGTCGGTATTTGGTCCGAAAAATGGATCTCGATATTCAGAAGGCCCGAGAGGTGCAAGACCAGATCGTGGATGTGCTGCAAAAATCACTCGAGCAACGAGGGTATTACCTCGTCTCTGGAGTGGGATCCATCGAGCGCATGCAGGGCGGAAGACTGATTTTCCTCCCAAGTACTAAAAACCATCAGGCTATCTCCGAAGAGTTTTTTGGCCTGAGACCTATATCTCTTTCGCCCCAAACCCAAGACGCCGAAGCTTGGGAATTGGACCAGCATCCCCCCATCCCCATGTCACAACCTCAACCATCTGCTGTACAGCCCACCCGCTCTGGTACCCAATGGAGAACCTTGGCCGTATTGGCTTTGCTTCTGGCTTTGGGATATGCGATTCAAGTTTACATGCCCAAGTCCTACCAACGACTAAGCCTTCAGACAGGACTCAGGATGCCTGAAATCCAGACGGATTATCACTTGAACCAATTCGCGGAAGCCAAAAAGAAGCGCCAGGCAGAAATGGAAGCCCAATCCGTTGCAAGAGGAATTGCCGAATCGGGGTCCATCCCTTCAAATTCTGAAACTGGGAACGGTTCAGCTCGGCCTGCAACTGTGAATACGATCCCCCCACCGCCGAAGAAGAAGGTAAAAGCTCGCCCAAAGGTGACCTCCTCTGCTCCCCCCGCAGATCAAATCGCCATGAACGATCAGGTTGAACAGTTGCCAACGGACGGACCTATTCTGCCCCCAGATCTAGGAACCCCTCGCGGAGGAGAAAATCCGGCCAATGGAACTGCCAATGCACGGTTGAAACAAGGCCCTCGGCAGTACCACTTGATTGTCGGTAGTTTCAAGAATCAGGCTTTGGCTAGAGAACTAATCCGCGAATTGAAAAAAGATGGGTACGATCCGATTATTCTTTACCCGCCAAAAGGCTCTGGATTGATGTATCGGGTGTCGATATACCGAAATGCCAGTAAGCCCAATGTCGAGCAATATGCCGAGCGCCAGAAGAGCATGGGCAAGCAGACAGGGTGGATCTTTGAAGAAATCAGAACAAAATAA
- a CDS encoding SPOR domain-containing protein, giving the protein MKKRQMIGARRNVIKSMVAMMCMMMGWSLQGQAQSEEHFLVAGSMATLESAQDLISTLRLRNPSLTPGILNPMGNSPKYRVYVYTSVDKQAVQNFKGQLTMGGKDDWWILSVPYGSRGAAPAGGATRRMANPTMGTTSFHYVVGSFDTKERAESEIEELRSQGLKEAYIILPNGGSAQYRVSLFWSSSRRETESYASLAKKRANLTKGWILTADYGIQTTLGSASNARFHLIAGSLRTQAQANEAATKWRAKGYQVVVLPPVTGKYNNWRVSIFQAQTKADAQSEQTRIGASAKSFWIYEQQ; this is encoded by the coding sequence ATGAAAAAGCGTCAAATGATCGGTGCAAGAAGGAATGTCATCAAATCTATGGTGGCCATGATGTGTATGATGATGGGGTGGTCCTTGCAGGGACAAGCCCAATCGGAAGAGCATTTTTTGGTCGCAGGAAGTATGGCGACCTTGGAAAGTGCCCAAGACTTGATCAGCACCCTGAGGTTGAGAAATCCATCTCTAACTCCCGGCATCCTCAATCCGATGGGCAATAGCCCCAAATATCGCGTGTATGTCTATACCTCCGTTGACAAGCAAGCTGTGCAAAACTTCAAAGGCCAGCTGACAATGGGAGGAAAAGATGATTGGTGGATCTTGTCGGTACCTTATGGTTCCCGTGGTGCCGCTCCTGCTGGAGGAGCTACCAGAAGAATGGCAAATCCTACCATGGGTACTACGTCCTTTCACTATGTGGTAGGAAGCTTCGATACGAAAGAGCGTGCCGAGTCCGAAATCGAGGAGTTGCGTTCTCAAGGGCTCAAGGAGGCATATATCATTCTGCCGAATGGGGGTTCTGCCCAGTACCGGGTCTCTCTGTTCTGGTCCAGCAGCCGCCGCGAAACAGAGTCTTATGCCTCTCTCGCCAAGAAGCGCGCTAATTTGACCAAAGGCTGGATCTTGACTGCTGACTATGGAATTCAAACCACATTGGGGTCGGCATCCAATGCAAGGTTTCACCTCATTGCTGGTAGTTTGCGGACCCAGGCACAAGCCAATGAAGCAGCTACCAAGTGGCGTGCAAAAGGATATCAAGTAGTCGTACTTCCTCCCGTAACCGGAAAATACAACAACTGGCGTGTCTCCATCTTTCAGGCTCAAACCAAGGCCGATGCGCAATCAGAGCAAACTCGGATTGGAGCATCAGCTAAAAGCTTCTGGATATACGAGCAGCAATAG
- a CDS encoding carboxypeptidase-like regulatory domain-containing protein, producing MMKSLLFSFIATLACMFSCIPSTQAEHLNSYHGVWHNTHAVIPQLEISTEGAQSYIRAWYQGEPSQDLGVQSLVSNPSFPQSYIGTFEWGDKHIIIQLLPNGKELKAVIEVSTPNPSGAGNMTTFSCAYQRAATPVSNATTSQMGSISGKVVGQASSMASIFQISLYGPDNGRQLRTSQPLTTDKNYKFENLPDGTYWMLVESKGSTIIQAIPELTEIIILDGKATFQDVELR from the coding sequence ATGATGAAATCTTTGCTGTTTTCCTTTATTGCTACCCTCGCTTGCATGTTCTCCTGTATTCCATCCACCCAGGCGGAACACCTCAATTCCTATCACGGAGTTTGGCATAATACGCATGCGGTGATTCCCCAATTGGAGATCAGTACGGAGGGCGCTCAGTCATACATACGCGCATGGTACCAAGGAGAACCCAGTCAAGATCTGGGTGTGCAATCTTTGGTTAGCAACCCTTCCTTTCCTCAAAGTTACATAGGAACCTTCGAATGGGGCGACAAACATATCATCATTCAACTGCTTCCAAATGGCAAAGAGCTCAAGGCAGTGATTGAGGTGAGCACGCCCAATCCCTCTGGAGCGGGCAACATGACCACCTTCTCCTGTGCCTATCAGCGAGCAGCAACGCCAGTTTCAAATGCCACCACCAGCCAAATGGGATCCATCTCTGGCAAAGTGGTCGGGCAGGCGAGCAGCATGGCAAGCATCTTCCAAATATCGCTTTACGGGCCTGACAATGGCCGGCAGCTCAGAACCTCACAACCCTTGACGACGGATAAGAACTATAAATTTGAAAATCTTCCAGACGGAACTTATTGGATGCTGGTGGAGTCTAAAGGAAGCACCATCATCCAAGCAATTCCAGAATTGACAGAAATCATCATCCTGGATGGCAAAGCGACCTTCCAAGATGTGGAACTGCGATGA
- the tilS gene encoding tRNA lysidine(34) synthetase TilS: protein MGENNFLRIIGYTIFQEIGLPADAQVLAAVSGGPDSVCLAWVLKQHGLLAGLAHVNYQLRSEDSDLDEASVRALGEQWEVPVFVKKIPKAHTKDEKGASIQMAARKARYEFFEALMESQGWDYCATAHHQDDEVETLLMNLFRGDSPEIFQGIPTIRFPFIRPLLGVSKAHILQVLDSAGLDYRTDTSNQGLDYSRNVFRNRIIPSLEEVIPGASSHLLKRKDWFQLQASFLKEIWKEWIPQMISGNGDIQRLDWQPFVRQFGAEFLPLLVWEVMTQWGIIPNRIREILGLIHSESGRWVEIHDGRVYRWTNGLERIPESDSPEKFPKWDFLPNAGRCLLKNRSIIWEWPFEGKPDFANSQHFYLDIERLEFPLILRRWKEGDRMQPFGLSFEQKLSDIFINEKFSPSQKQEAIIWEDQQGIVAISGYRISERVKITKNTRQILKIVMED, encoded by the coding sequence ATGGGTGAAAATAATTTTCTTCGAATTATTGGATATACGATTTTTCAGGAGATTGGGTTGCCTGCTGATGCTCAGGTCCTTGCAGCAGTAAGCGGTGGCCCTGATTCTGTTTGCCTCGCCTGGGTCCTGAAACAACATGGCCTGCTGGCTGGATTGGCACATGTAAATTACCAACTCAGAAGCGAGGATTCCGACTTGGATGAAGCTTCTGTTCGGGCATTGGGTGAACAATGGGAGGTTCCTGTTTTTGTCAAAAAAATCCCCAAAGCACATACCAAAGACGAAAAAGGCGCCTCCATCCAAATGGCTGCGAGGAAGGCGAGATATGAATTCTTTGAAGCATTGATGGAATCGCAAGGATGGGACTATTGTGCTACGGCTCACCATCAGGATGATGAGGTGGAAACGCTGTTGATGAATCTATTCCGTGGTGATTCACCAGAAATCTTCCAAGGTATTCCCACGATTCGTTTTCCTTTCATTAGGCCATTGTTAGGGGTGTCTAAAGCGCATATCCTGCAGGTACTCGATTCTGCGGGACTTGATTATCGAACGGATACCTCCAATCAAGGACTGGATTATAGCCGAAATGTATTCCGCAATAGGATCATTCCCAGCTTGGAAGAGGTGATTCCGGGAGCTTCCAGTCATTTGCTCAAACGAAAGGATTGGTTTCAACTTCAGGCCTCATTTCTGAAGGAAATTTGGAAGGAATGGATCCCTCAGATGATTTCCGGAAATGGAGATATCCAGAGATTGGATTGGCAGCCTTTTGTCAGACAGTTCGGAGCGGAATTTTTGCCGTTGCTTGTCTGGGAGGTGATGACCCAATGGGGAATCATTCCGAATCGGATCAGAGAAATTTTGGGCTTGATTCATAGCGAATCTGGACGTTGGGTGGAAATTCACGATGGTCGGGTATACCGATGGACCAATGGGCTGGAAAGAATCCCAGAAAGTGATTCGCCAGAGAAATTCCCGAAATGGGATTTTTTGCCTAATGCTGGTAGGTGTCTCTTGAAGAATCGGTCTATTATTTGGGAATGGCCCTTCGAAGGAAAGCCTGATTTTGCCAATTCGCAGCACTTTTACCTGGACATCGAACGATTGGAGTTTCCATTGATCCTACGACGATGGAAGGAAGGGGACAGGATGCAGCCATTTGGATTGTCGTTTGAGCAGAAGCTGAGTGATATTTTCATCAATGAAAAATTCTCTCCAAGCCAAAAGCAGGAAGCGATCATCTGGGAGGATCAACAGGGAATTGTGGCGATTTCCGGGTATCGGATTTCTGAGCGGGTCAAAATCACGAAAAATACCCGCCAAATCCTGAAAATTGTCATGGAGGATTGA